One window of the Gemmatimonadota bacterium genome contains the following:
- the prfA gene encoding peptide chain release factor 1, producing the protein MERRLSDAVARFRAIDTRLSEPETARDPDLLRRLGRERAELEPVVRTANALSSVARELAGAGQMVRETDDDEIRSLAESEIAGLEGRFEVLSAEARRLLLPKDPFSGRDAVLEIRAGTGGDEAGLFAADLLRMYRRFAEREGLKVEVLDISEGIPGSVKEAILVVRGPGAYGTLRFESGVHRVQRVPATEAQGRIHTSAATVAVLPEAEEVDVQIEPGELRVDVYRSSGPGGQSVNTTDSAVRITHLPTGLVVTCQDEKSQLKNKVKAMKVLRSRLLDRVVAERESARARDRKAQVGTGDRSAKIRTYNFPQNRVTDHRIGLTVHQLEDVLDGDLRELVGALRLADEEERLREAV; encoded by the coding sequence ATGGAGCGGCGGCTTTCGGATGCCGTCGCGCGTTTTCGCGCCATCGACACCCGCCTGTCCGAGCCGGAAACCGCCCGCGATCCCGACCTCCTGAGACGGCTAGGGCGCGAGCGGGCGGAGCTCGAGCCCGTGGTCCGGACGGCGAACGCCCTAAGCTCAGTGGCACGCGAGTTGGCCGGTGCCGGCCAGATGGTGCGCGAGACGGACGACGACGAGATCCGGTCGCTCGCCGAGTCGGAGATTGCCGGGCTGGAGGGCCGTTTCGAAGTCCTGAGCGCCGAGGCGCGGCGCCTCCTTCTCCCCAAGGACCCGTTCTCCGGGCGCGATGCGGTCCTCGAGATTCGCGCGGGAACGGGAGGGGATGAGGCGGGGCTCTTCGCGGCCGATCTCCTCCGCATGTACCGTCGTTTCGCCGAGCGCGAGGGGCTGAAGGTCGAAGTCCTCGACATTTCCGAGGGGATTCCCGGGTCGGTGAAGGAGGCGATTCTGGTGGTGCGGGGCCCGGGCGCCTACGGGACGCTCCGTTTCGAATCCGGCGTACACCGCGTGCAGCGGGTCCCGGCCACCGAAGCCCAGGGTCGGATCCACACCTCCGCGGCCACCGTCGCGGTCCTCCCCGAGGCCGAAGAGGTGGACGTCCAGATCGAGCCCGGAGAGCTGCGGGTGGACGTGTACCGTTCCTCGGGTCCGGGGGGGCAGTCCGTGAACACGACCGACTCCGCCGTCCGGATCACCCACCTCCCGACCGGGCTGGTCGTAACCTGCCAGGACGAAAAGTCCCAGCTCAAGAACAAGGTGAAGGCGATGAAGGTGCTCCGGTCCCGCCTTCTCGACCGCGTGGTGGCCGAGCGGGAGTCCGCGCGGGCACGCGACCGCAAGGCCCAGGTCGGCACGGGCGACCGCTCCGCGAAAATCCGCACATACAATTTCCCGCAGAACCGCGTGACGGACCACCGAATCGGCCTCACCGTCCACCAGCTCGAAGACGTCCTCGACGGCGATCTGCGGGAGCTCGTCGGGGCGCTCCGGCTCGCGGATGAAGAAGAGCGCCTCCGGGAGGCGGTGTGA
- the rpmE gene encoding 50S ribosomal protein L31, translating into MRQGIHPEYKPARIVCACGNVIDTRSTAGDLHVEICAVCHPFYTGKQKLVDTAGRVERFNRKYKQESES; encoded by the coding sequence ATGAGGCAGGGTATCCACCCCGAATACAAGCCGGCACGCATCGTCTGCGCGTGCGGCAACGTCATCGACACCCGCTCTACGGCAGGCGACCTCCACGTCGAGATCTGCGCGGTCTGCCACCCCTTCTACACGGGGAAGCAGAAGCTCGTGGATACCGCGGGCCGGGTCGAGCGTTTCAACCGCAAGTACAAGCAGGAAAGCGAGTCCTAG
- a CDS encoding ferritin-like domain-containing protein, which produces MAATIKKLLEGLNIDLAAEYQAVITYRLFASLASGPYRQEIRDFFEAEIPDELGHAQFLADKIVALGGTPTGAPRPVKISRTNREMFEIALAAEKDAIGRYEKRAKQAEELGLTALKVRLEDLIVDETGHKEEIERRLHNWKE; this is translated from the coding sequence ATGGCCGCGACGATAAAGAAGCTGCTCGAGGGCCTAAATATAGATCTGGCCGCGGAATACCAGGCCGTCATCACTTACCGGCTCTTCGCGAGCCTCGCTTCCGGCCCCTACCGGCAGGAGATCCGGGACTTCTTCGAAGCGGAGATTCCGGACGAGCTCGGGCACGCACAGTTTCTCGCCGACAAGATCGTGGCCCTCGGCGGCACCCCTACCGGGGCGCCCCGCCCGGTGAAGATCTCCCGCACGAACCGCGAAATGTTCGAGATCGCGCTTGCGGCGGAAAAGGACGCGATCGGGCGTTATGAGAAGCGGGCGAAGCAGGCCGAGGAGCTGGGGCTCACCGCGCTCAAGGTCCGTCTCGAAGACCTGATCGTGGACGAGACGGGGCACAAGGAGGAGATCGAGCGCCGGTTACACAACTGGAAGGAATGA
- the hemL gene encoding glutamate-1-semialdehyde 2,1-aminomutase, with amino-acid sequence MTRKARSPTSGLWERALAVLPGGVNSPVRSFRSVGGIPFFVERGEGAYLWDTAGNRYLDYVLSWGPLILGHAPTVVVEALEHQLSRGTSYGAPTEAEVELAERLVRLVPGIEMVRLVSSGTEATMSALRLARAFTGRTRFLKFSGCYHGHADPFLVAAGSGVATLGLPDSPGVPAAAVRDTAVLPFNDLEGVADLFRRDGDDFAAVVLEPVVGNAGLILPELGFLEGLREITARHGTLLVFDEVMTGFRVGLGGAQGHYGVEPDLTTLGKVIGGGLPAGAFGGRRDIMAMVAPAGPVYQAGTLSGNPLATAAGNAQLAWLEEHDPFHGLANYGERLVSGLVEALGAAGVPATGAAIGSMWGIFFHPGPVRSFEEARGSDTERFARFHGEMLRRGVFLAPSPFEAGFLSIRHGEEELAFTLEAARGAAEALG; translated from the coding sequence ATGACCAGAAAAGCGCGGTCCCCCACCTCCGGGCTCTGGGAGCGGGCGCTCGCGGTCCTGCCCGGGGGCGTCAACTCGCCGGTGCGCTCCTTCCGCTCCGTCGGAGGGATCCCCTTTTTCGTGGAGCGGGGCGAGGGCGCCTATCTGTGGGACACCGCCGGAAACCGATACCTCGACTACGTCCTCTCCTGGGGGCCCCTCATCCTCGGGCATGCGCCCACCGTGGTCGTGGAGGCGCTCGAGCACCAACTCTCGCGGGGGACGAGCTACGGAGCGCCGACCGAGGCGGAGGTGGAGCTGGCGGAACGGCTCGTGCGGCTCGTCCCCGGGATCGAAATGGTCCGGCTCGTGAGCTCGGGGACCGAAGCGACGATGAGCGCGCTCCGCCTGGCGCGGGCCTTCACGGGACGAACCCGCTTCCTCAAGTTCAGCGGGTGTTACCACGGCCACGCGGATCCTTTTCTCGTCGCTGCCGGGAGCGGAGTCGCGACGCTCGGGCTTCCGGACTCGCCTGGGGTCCCCGCCGCCGCGGTGCGCGATACCGCCGTTCTCCCCTTCAACGACCTCGAGGGCGTCGCCGACCTCTTCCGCCGGGACGGAGACGACTTCGCCGCGGTCGTCCTCGAGCCGGTCGTGGGGAACGCCGGCCTCATCCTCCCCGAGCTCGGATTCCTCGAGGGACTCCGGGAGATCACGGCGCGCCACGGCACGCTCCTCGTCTTCGACGAGGTCATGACCGGCTTCCGGGTGGGGCTCGGCGGCGCGCAGGGTCACTACGGAGTCGAACCGGACCTCACCACCCTCGGAAAGGTGATCGGGGGGGGGCTTCCGGCCGGTGCCTTCGGGGGGCGGCGCGACATCATGGCGATGGTTGCCCCGGCCGGCCCCGTGTATCAGGCCGGCACCCTCTCCGGCAATCCCCTCGCGACGGCCGCCGGGAATGCCCAGCTCGCCTGGCTGGAGGAACATGACCCCTTCCATGGGTTGGCGAATTACGGGGAGCGGCTCGTGAGCGGCCTGGTCGAGGCTCTCGGCGCGGCCGGAGTCCCTGCCACGGGGGCCGCCATCGGCTCCATGTGGGGAATCTTTTTCCACCCCGGACCCGTCCGATCCTTCGAAGAGGCCCGCGGCTCGGACACGGAGCGCTTCGCCCGCTTCCATGGAGAGATGCTCCGCCGGGGCGTGTTCTTGGCTCCCTCGCCCTTCGAGGCGGGGTTTCTTTCGATCCGGCATGGCGAAGAGGAATTGGCGTTCACACTCGAAGCCGCCCGGGGGGCGGCGGAGGCTCTGGGATGA
- the rimO gene encoding 30S ribosomal protein S12 methylthiotransferase RimO produces MIGRLRTRDLPVFPVTATPIRPDVSPAVSAVHHAFDPTGPAAGPRIGLVTLGCDKNTVDSERIMGALVGEGARVVPDVADADVIVINTCGFIEAAKEESVETILEACALKSSGKVKAVVAVGCLVQRYKEELAAEIPEVDLFLGLTEMQGLVSELRARGHLPEEECAIPVMERPLRILSTDTPHASHLKISEGCDHTCAFCAIPHMRGLHRSAPVAELVREARGLEARGVRELNLVSQDTTWYGKDLRRKAVAATRSGGEAGNTPLLPDLLRALLGETTIPWFRLFYMYPSGITDEIVELLAGEPRLLPYLDMPIQHGSDAVLKRMRRPERRDTIRERAGRLRAAIPELVLRTTVIVGFPGETEREFEEMLDLLAEARFDRVGAFAYSPEEGTPAAEHPGHLSENEKRDRLEILMELQRQISFEKNEELIGRRDLLLVDRILDDDPEHAGEGRTRGQALDVDGLTRILPGVELRPGAFLEVEIVDALDYDLIARVVA; encoded by the coding sequence ATGATCGGGCGGCTCCGCACGCGGGACCTCCCGGTCTTTCCGGTCACTGCGACGCCCATCCGGCCGGATGTCTCCCCCGCGGTGTCCGCCGTCCACCACGCCTTCGATCCGACCGGTCCCGCCGCCGGCCCGCGAATCGGTCTCGTCACTCTCGGCTGCGACAAAAACACGGTGGACTCCGAACGGATCATGGGAGCGCTCGTGGGGGAAGGCGCGCGGGTCGTCCCCGACGTCGCGGACGCGGACGTCATCGTCATCAACACCTGCGGCTTCATCGAGGCGGCGAAGGAAGAGTCGGTCGAAACGATTCTCGAGGCGTGCGCCCTCAAGAGCTCCGGGAAGGTGAAGGCGGTGGTCGCGGTCGGGTGCCTCGTCCAGCGTTACAAGGAGGAGCTCGCGGCCGAGATTCCCGAGGTGGATCTCTTCCTCGGGCTCACCGAGATGCAGGGGCTCGTGAGCGAGCTTCGGGCGCGCGGGCACCTCCCGGAGGAGGAATGCGCGATCCCGGTGATGGAGCGTCCTCTCCGGATCCTTTCGACCGACACGCCGCATGCCTCCCACCTCAAAATCTCCGAGGGGTGCGACCACACCTGCGCCTTCTGCGCGATCCCTCACATGCGGGGGCTCCACCGGTCCGCGCCCGTCGCGGAGCTGGTCCGCGAAGCACGGGGGCTCGAAGCGCGCGGAGTGCGGGAGCTGAACCTCGTTTCCCAGGACACGACCTGGTACGGGAAGGATCTGCGTCGCAAGGCCGTCGCGGCGACGCGCTCCGGGGGGGAGGCCGGGAACACGCCGCTCCTCCCGGACCTCCTCCGCGCACTCCTCGGGGAGACGACCATCCCCTGGTTTCGGCTCTTCTACATGTACCCGTCAGGGATCACGGACGAAATCGTGGAGCTCCTCGCCGGGGAGCCGCGGCTCCTCCCCTACCTCGACATGCCGATCCAACACGGAAGCGACGCCGTCCTCAAGCGGATGCGGCGCCCCGAGCGGAGGGACACGATTCGCGAGCGCGCGGGGCGCCTCCGCGCGGCGATTCCCGAGCTGGTGCTCCGCACGACGGTGATCGTCGGCTTCCCGGGGGAAACCGAGCGCGAATTCGAAGAGATGCTGGACCTTCTGGCGGAGGCGCGATTCGACCGGGTGGGCGCCTTCGCCTATTCCCCCGAAGAGGGGACGCCGGCCGCGGAGCACCCAGGCCACCTCTCGGAAAACGAGAAACGGGATCGCCTCGAGATCCTCATGGAGCTCCAGCGCCAGATCTCCTTCGAAAAAAACGAAGAACTCATCGGGCGCCGCGACCTGCTCCTCGTGGATCGGATCCTCGACGACGATCCGGAGCACGCGGGAGAAGGGAGAACCCGGGGTCAGGCACTGGATGTGGACGGACTCACCCGCATCCTCCCCGGAGTGGAGCTCCGACCCGGGGCCTTCCTCGAGGTCGAGATCGTGGACGCCCTCGACTACGATCTGATCGCCCGGGTGGTGGCATGA
- a CDS encoding outer membrane lipoprotein carrier protein LolA, with protein sequence MRTKDLVHRIRRTCPASAFSRGRTAGGVCFLALAMAQPARGQEAVAILERASARHEALDGFCANFHQVIDVTLLGDTIASRGELCQARSDRFDMRWSDPAGDRIVADGIDLWVYFPSVDEGAVNRTRLTGAEGRFDLHREFLSNPGERYDATYIGTERAGGRPTYLVALRPTEPSPYRSARIWIDTADYLIRKIEIEELDSENTRTVELTNIRLDPNLAADHFRFDPPAGVQVITP encoded by the coding sequence ATGCGAACCAAAGACCTGGTGCATCGAATCCGGCGGACGTGTCCCGCCTCTGCCTTCTCCCGAGGGCGGACCGCGGGGGGCGTCTGCTTCTTAGCTTTAGCCATGGCTCAACCGGCGCGGGGACAGGAGGCCGTCGCGATTCTGGAGCGGGCCTCCGCGCGGCACGAGGCGCTCGACGGCTTCTGCGCCAACTTCCATCAGGTCATCGACGTGACCCTCCTGGGGGATACGATCGCGAGCCGGGGCGAGCTCTGTCAGGCGCGGTCGGACCGCTTCGACATGCGGTGGTCCGATCCGGCGGGGGACCGCATCGTGGCAGACGGGATCGATCTCTGGGTCTATTTCCCCAGCGTGGACGAGGGTGCGGTGAACCGGACCCGACTGACGGGCGCCGAGGGGAGGTTCGACCTCCACCGAGAATTTCTCTCGAATCCCGGGGAGCGGTACGATGCGACCTACATCGGGACCGAGCGGGCGGGGGGACGGCCGACTTATCTGGTCGCCCTTCGCCCAACCGAGCCCTCGCCTTACCGGAGCGCGCGGATCTGGATCGACACCGCCGACTACCTGATCCGGAAGATCGAGATCGAGGAGCTGGATTCCGAGAACACACGGACCGTCGAGCTCACGAACATCCGCCTGGATCCGAACCTTGCCGCGGACCACTTCCGCTTCGATCCCCCGGCCGGCGTGCAGGTGATCACGCCATGA
- a CDS encoding DNA translocase FtsK has product MAKSQRKNERKSERKKELIGVGLLALAVFVLLTLLPTALLGSLEATWFPSGNLMGVVGHWFRTGAVYLFGGGAWLLPALVALAGIHLGGWIARERAVRLAILGLGLLVLLPGAFFVLSFPPEWPGRLGVGVGLPLAGALGVFGASFFLAVAFVLLSLATLGWNPLQRPAFWLLKGAKLAWERGAGWLEGRHIPEMRTPAPAVVVEEARPFEREPVVVEEPVEAADVEAEEPEPERAVVPATTTAAPSRKDILHDPRDPRELAGDELPPLDLLDPSEHPDRREMERDLDALGEVLVEKLRTFSVESTLGGRTTGPVVTQFEVIPAPGVKVNRIANLDRDLALAMKAKTIRIVAPIPGKGAVGVEIPNPLAFTVRLREILESRAFGGSRAELPLGLGKDLSGDPYVADLARMPHALIAGATGSGKSVCLNTIITSLVYRHTPETLRLLLIDPKMVELSTYADLPHLRHSVVTDPKEAAGVLKWALIEMERRYALLSANGVRSISEFNRRVRKGSTLKRVEADGDEGDPDRWIYTDGILPFVVLVVDELADLMMTVQSEIEKPLTQIAQKARAIGLHLIVATQRPSVNVVTGLIKANFPSRIAFRVASKTDSRTILDQNGADVLLGDGDMLFLPPGQSEPVRIQGAYISTEETERLIGWYRELRERKLAAEEGAGPAVEEDILEVVRAREIEQAGGGEEVLGGEWDEYFREAAEICITNDQGSTSLLQRKLRIGYGRAARIVDQLHDSGVLGPPDGSKPREVLINLDQLDRMFGGGRN; this is encoded by the coding sequence ATGGCGAAATCCCAGCGCAAGAACGAACGAAAGAGCGAGCGAAAAAAAGAGCTCATCGGCGTGGGGCTTTTGGCCCTCGCCGTCTTCGTCCTCCTGACCCTCCTCCCCACCGCCCTCCTCGGATCCCTCGAAGCCACCTGGTTTCCGTCGGGGAATCTCATGGGGGTAGTGGGACACTGGTTCCGGACCGGCGCCGTCTACCTTTTTGGCGGGGGCGCCTGGCTCCTTCCCGCTCTGGTCGCGCTCGCGGGGATCCACCTCGGCGGATGGATCGCGCGGGAGCGGGCTGTGCGCCTCGCGATCCTGGGCCTCGGCCTCCTCGTCCTGCTTCCCGGCGCCTTCTTCGTCCTTTCGTTTCCGCCCGAGTGGCCGGGGCGGCTCGGCGTTGGCGTTGGCCTTCCTCTGGCCGGCGCCCTCGGCGTCTTCGGCGCAAGTTTTTTCCTCGCCGTCGCCTTTGTCCTCCTATCGCTGGCGACGCTCGGATGGAACCCGCTCCAGCGACCGGCGTTCTGGCTCCTCAAGGGGGCGAAACTCGCTTGGGAGCGGGGCGCGGGATGGCTCGAAGGGCGGCACATTCCGGAGATGCGGACCCCGGCACCGGCGGTCGTCGTGGAGGAGGCGCGCCCCTTCGAACGGGAGCCCGTCGTCGTGGAAGAGCCGGTCGAGGCGGCCGACGTGGAAGCCGAGGAGCCCGAGCCCGAGAGGGCGGTCGTTCCGGCGACGACGACCGCGGCCCCGTCCCGCAAGGACATCCTCCACGATCCACGCGACCCCAGGGAGTTGGCGGGGGACGAACTTCCGCCCCTCGACCTTCTCGATCCCTCCGAGCATCCCGACCGGAGGGAGATGGAGCGCGACCTGGACGCGCTGGGGGAAGTCCTCGTGGAAAAGCTCCGGACCTTCAGTGTGGAAAGCACGCTGGGCGGGCGCACCACCGGGCCCGTCGTCACTCAGTTCGAGGTGATCCCCGCCCCGGGAGTGAAGGTCAATCGAATCGCGAATCTCGACCGCGACCTCGCCCTCGCGATGAAGGCGAAGACGATCCGGATCGTCGCGCCGATACCGGGGAAGGGTGCCGTCGGCGTCGAAATTCCGAACCCCCTGGCCTTCACGGTCCGCCTGCGGGAGATCCTCGAGAGCCGGGCCTTCGGCGGGTCGCGCGCCGAACTTCCCCTGGGGCTGGGAAAGGATCTGAGCGGCGACCCCTACGTGGCAGATCTCGCCCGGATGCCGCACGCCCTCATCGCGGGCGCGACCGGGTCGGGAAAGTCGGTCTGCCTCAATACGATCATTACCTCCCTCGTATACCGGCACACCCCCGAGACCCTCCGCCTCCTCCTGATCGATCCGAAAATGGTGGAGCTCTCCACTTACGCCGATCTTCCGCACCTCCGGCACTCCGTCGTGACCGACCCGAAGGAGGCGGCTGGAGTCCTCAAGTGGGCGCTCATCGAGATGGAACGGCGGTACGCTCTCCTCTCGGCGAACGGAGTGCGCTCGATCAGCGAGTTCAACCGGCGAGTCCGGAAGGGCAGTACGCTCAAGCGGGTCGAGGCGGACGGAGACGAGGGGGATCCGGACCGCTGGATCTACACGGACGGAATCCTTCCCTTCGTGGTCCTCGTCGTGGACGAGCTCGCGGACCTCATGATGACCGTGCAAAGCGAGATTGAAAAACCGCTCACGCAAATCGCCCAGAAGGCGCGCGCGATCGGTCTCCACCTCATCGTCGCCACGCAGCGTCCCTCCGTGAACGTCGTCACCGGATTGATCAAAGCGAACTTTCCGTCGCGGATCGCGTTCCGCGTCGCGTCCAAGACCGACTCGAGAACCATCCTGGACCAAAACGGGGCGGACGTCCTCCTCGGCGACGGCGACATGCTTTTTCTCCCCCCCGGGCAGAGCGAGCCGGTCCGCATCCAGGGGGCGTATATCTCCACGGAGGAGACGGAGCGCCTCATAGGCTGGTATCGCGAGCTCCGCGAGCGGAAGCTCGCGGCCGAAGAGGGGGCGGGGCCGGCGGTGGAAGAGGATATCCTCGAAGTCGTCCGCGCTCGCGAAATCGAACAAGCGGGAGGCGGGGAAGAAGTCCTCGGGGGCGAGTGGGACGAATACTTTCGGGAAGCGGCCGAGATCTGCATCACGAACGACCAGGGTTCGACCTCTCTCCTCCAGAGGAAGCTCCGGATCGGGTACGGACGGGCGGCCCGGATCGTGGACCAGCTCCACGACTCCGGTGTCCTCGGGCCTCCCGATGGTTCCAAGCCCCGCGAGGTCCTGATCAACCTGGATCAACTCGACCGGATGTTCGGGGGGGGTCGGAACTGA
- a CDS encoding 2-phosphosulfolactate phosphatase produces MKVRTFLSAAEAESGEVAGHTAVVIDVIRATSTIVEALAAGARAVYPTVSTEDAIRIANSLGRDDTLLCGERKGLKIPGFDLGNSPSEFTSESVGGMRLVMSTTNGTRAFLAAEDADRIVAASLMNLSAVVESVRDADRIALICAGREGRFSLDDALCAGVIIRELEGDGEAAERDLDDASRAVLALSAKFKPDLALLRSTEAGAALVEVGLEADLSACASRDRHDLVPEMGDRTIRVPEKGS; encoded by the coding sequence ATGAAGGTCCGCACCTTTTTGTCCGCCGCCGAAGCCGAGTCCGGGGAAGTCGCGGGGCACACGGCGGTCGTGATCGACGTCATCCGGGCCACCTCCACGATCGTCGAAGCGCTCGCCGCGGGAGCGCGAGCCGTCTACCCGACCGTCTCCACGGAAGATGCCATCCGTATCGCCAACTCACTCGGCCGCGACGACACTCTCCTCTGCGGTGAGCGGAAGGGACTCAAGATTCCGGGGTTCGACCTGGGGAACTCCCCCTCGGAATTCACTTCGGAGAGCGTCGGTGGGATGCGTCTCGTGATGAGCACCACGAATGGAACGCGGGCCTTTCTCGCCGCGGAGGATGCGGATCGCATCGTCGCCGCCTCCCTCATGAATCTCTCGGCGGTCGTAGAGTCCGTCCGCGACGCCGACCGAATCGCGCTGATCTGCGCCGGCCGCGAGGGCCGCTTCTCGCTCGACGACGCCCTCTGCGCGGGGGTGATCATCCGCGAGCTCGAAGGCGACGGCGAGGCGGCGGAGCGGGATCTCGACGACGCCTCGCGCGCGGTCCTCGCCCTTTCCGCGAAGTTCAAGCCGGACCTCGCCCTCCTCCGCTCGACGGAGGCGGGCGCGGCCCTGGTGGAGGTGGGGCTCGAGGCCGATCTTTCGGCCTGTGCCTCGAGGGACCGGCACGACCTCGTGCCCGAGATGGGCGATCGGACGATCCGGGTGCCGGAGAAGGGATCTTGA
- the accC gene encoding acetyl-CoA carboxylase biotin carboxylase subunit has protein sequence MFKKVLVANRGEIALRVIRACQELGVPTVAVFSEADRESLHVRFSDEEVCIGPPQSSESYLNIPRIMAAAEITGAEAIHPGYGFLAENAEFAEICERSNVTFIGPSAEQIRAMGEKARARQLMIEAGIPTVPGSDGLVRDPREAMEIARATGFPIMVKAAAGGGGKGMRVAPDEASLERLLRAAQNEAQAAFGDGSVYLERALQHPRHVEIQVFGDTHGRIVHLGERDCSVQRRHQKLVEEAPSPVLNSELREEMGAVAVRAAATIGYVGAGTVEFLLEPDGSYFFIEMNTRIQVEHPVTEVTTGFDLVKEQILVAAGERLSFPEGPVVMRGHAIEFRINAENPERNFQPSPGQITTFHPPGGPGVRLDTHVYAGYRVPPYYDSLLAKLIVSGKTREEALVRARYALGSFVIEGVFTTIPFLSELVRHPRFQSGDVDTHFVERMLAERAAS, from the coding sequence GTGTTCAAGAAGGTGCTGGTCGCGAACCGGGGCGAAATCGCCCTGCGGGTGATTCGGGCCTGCCAGGAGCTCGGCGTTCCCACCGTCGCCGTGTTTTCCGAAGCGGACCGAGAGTCGCTCCATGTTCGTTTTTCGGACGAGGAGGTGTGCATCGGACCGCCCCAGTCCTCCGAGTCCTATCTGAACATTCCGAGGATCATGGCGGCCGCGGAGATTACCGGGGCCGAGGCGATCCACCCCGGTTACGGATTCCTCGCGGAAAACGCCGAATTCGCCGAGATCTGCGAGCGCTCCAACGTGACCTTCATCGGTCCGTCGGCGGAGCAGATCCGGGCGATGGGGGAAAAGGCGCGGGCGCGCCAACTCATGATTGAAGCGGGAATTCCGACCGTCCCGGGCTCGGACGGCCTTGTTCGCGATCCGAGAGAGGCGATGGAGATCGCGCGCGCCACCGGCTTTCCCATCATGGTCAAGGCGGCGGCGGGGGGCGGAGGGAAGGGAATGCGAGTCGCGCCAGACGAGGCGAGCCTGGAGCGCCTTCTCCGCGCGGCTCAGAACGAGGCTCAGGCCGCCTTCGGGGACGGCTCCGTCTATCTGGAGCGGGCCCTTCAGCACCCGCGCCATGTGGAGATTCAGGTCTTCGGCGATACGCACGGGCGGATCGTCCACCTCGGGGAGCGGGATTGCTCGGTGCAGCGCCGCCATCAGAAGCTCGTGGAGGAGGCGCCCTCGCCCGTCCTCAATTCCGAGCTCCGTGAGGAGATGGGGGCGGTCGCCGTGCGGGCCGCGGCGACGATCGGGTACGTCGGAGCCGGAACGGTCGAGTTCCTTCTCGAGCCCGATGGCTCTTACTTCTTCATCGAGATGAACACGCGGATCCAGGTGGAGCACCCCGTCACGGAGGTGACGACGGGATTCGACCTGGTCAAGGAGCAAATCCTCGTCGCCGCGGGCGAGCGGCTCTCCTTTCCGGAGGGCCCCGTCGTCATGCGCGGCCACGCCATCGAGTTCCGGATCAATGCTGAAAACCCCGAGAGGAACTTTCAGCCTTCGCCGGGGCAGATCACGACCTTTCACCCGCCGGGAGGACCGGGTGTACGGCTCGACACCCATGTCTATGCGGGGTACCGCGTTCCGCCCTATTACGACTCCCTGCTCGCGAAACTCATCGTGAGTGGAAAGACGCGAGAAGAGGCGCTCGTGCGGGCACGCTACGCGCTGGGTTCCTTCGTGATCGAGGGGGTATTCACGACGATCCCATTCCTATCGGAGCTGGTTCGACACCCGAGATTCCAGTCGGGAGATGTCGACACCCATTTCGTCGAGCGGATGCTCGCCGAGCGCGCCGCATCCTGA
- the accB gene encoding acetyl-CoA carboxylase biotin carboxyl carrier protein, with amino-acid sequence MIDLEFIERLIRTLDASGLDHIEIERGGTRVRLSRTPAPAPVVFAPEAPGHAADPSGSAPGRPAPQGAPDAGSAAPPPESLPDNVVEITSPMVGTFYRAASPDADPFIEVGRRIAKGDPLCIIEAMKLMNELESDLDGIVREVCVSNGAPVEYGQVLFRVEPA; translated from the coding sequence ATGATTGATCTCGAGTTCATCGAGAGGCTGATCCGCACGCTCGACGCGAGCGGGCTCGATCACATCGAGATCGAGCGGGGCGGAACACGTGTCCGCCTTTCGAGGACGCCGGCGCCCGCCCCCGTCGTCTTCGCGCCCGAGGCTCCGGGCCACGCGGCCGATCCTTCTGGCTCCGCACCAGGGCGGCCGGCACCCCAAGGCGCTCCGGACGCGGGGTCCGCTGCGCCTCCGCCGGAGTCCTTGCCGGACAACGTCGTCGAGATCACTTCCCCCATGGTCGGCACATTTTACAGGGCCGCTTCCCCCGACGCCGATCCTTTCATCGAAGTGGGCCGCCGCATCGCCAAGGGAGATCCGCTCTGCATTATCGAGGCGATGAAGCTCATGAACGAGTTGGAATCCGACCTCGATGGAATCGTCCGAGAGGTCTGCGTGTCCAACGGGGCGCCCGTGGAGTACGGCCAGGTGCTCTTCCGGGTCGAGCCCGCCTGA